In Nitrospirota bacterium, the genomic window CGCCGAATCCGACCAACCCAATGGACCAGGGGCCGGGTTCGACTAGGGCATTCTTCAGAGCCGGACCGATGCCCAGTTCCGCGACGTTTCGCTGCCACCCGGCGCGGCCTGCACCACCTTGATAGCCGAAGCCGCGAAGGTACTCGCGTTTGTCAGTGCCAATATTGCGGAATCTGGGTACATAGATCGCGTTCGGTCGGCGCCCTGAGTGGTACTTATCGTCGAAGCCCGGCATCAAGCCGCTCGCACCGACGCGATTATGGTGATCGATAATATTGTGTCCCAGTTCTCCACTACTGCTGCCCAGCCCGTCCGGCAAGATGTCCGTGGCTGAGTTCATCAAGATCCAGGCGGAGTTGAGCGTTGAGGCACAGAGAAACACGACACGCGCGCGGTACTCGCGAGTGGTCTTATCGAGCGCATCCAGCACGCGGACTCCACGGGCGCGGTGGGTGTCACGGTCGTAGACGACTTCCGTTACGATTGCGTGGGTGCGCATTGTGAGGCGTCCCGTTGCGAGCGCGGCTGGCAGCGTCGACGACTGCGTACTGAAGTAGGCGCCGAACGGACAGCCCTGGGAACATTGGTTCCGGTATTGGCATTTCCCGCGCCCGTTGTGCGCGATGGTGAGATTGGCTGTGCGTGCGGGGATCATGCTCCGCTGTCCGCCGTACCGCGTGCGGATACGGTCGGCGATTCTTTCCTCAACGCAGTTCATTGGCACGGGTGGGAGGAATTCGCCATCGGGTAATTGTGAAAGGCTGTCACGGGATCCACTGATCCCAGCGAAACGCTCGACATAGTCATACCAAGGCGCCAGGTCTTCGTAGCGGATCGGCCAATCGACGGCCACTCCGTCCCGCGCATTGGCTTCGAAATCCATCGGGCTGAATCGGTAGCTCTGGCGGCCCCAGATGAGGGAGCGCCCGCCGACTTGGTAGCCTCTGAACCATGAAAATGGCTGCAGTTCGGTGTATGGAGACTCGAGGTCATTGACCCAGAAGTGCGCATTCAAAGCGGTGAAGGGTCCGGCGCGCCGCTGCACGGGGTGGGATTCCAGCAACTGCCGTGACATCAGTCCGCGGTGGCGCAGTTGCCACGGCTGGAGCATGGCGGTTGGATAGTCTTTAATGTGTTGGACGTCTCGACCGCGTTCTAACAGCAGAACGTTCGCTCCAAGTTCGGTCAGTTCCTTGGCCGCCCAGCCGCCACTGATGCCTGACCCTACAACAATTACATCGTAGAAAGACGTGTCCGGCATAGATTCTAGATGTAGGGCACAATGTTCTTGAGCGCGACCAATATTAAGGAGAGCCCAACGATCATGCCGATGTTGACTCGCCGTTTCACAGTGGTTTGATGTTACTAAAGTAGCAGTGAGACCGCAATCATAATAGAGGAAGGGGCTACCTTGTGTTGATTCTAGTGTCCCACAAAACCCAACGTGCGCAAATGCTTGTCGTAGTTGCTTGTCGCCTTCCAGGCGAACTGGGCTCGGGGTGCTTGACCTGCATCTTGCCCCGGTTCACACCTGCATTGCATTCGTTTAAGCATTTGGCTTCTGACCATTTCGGTCCAGAAAGGAAATCTGCAGCCGAGAACGTGGCGGGAGTTGTCGCGGAGCGCATGCTTTCGCCAGCCGCTAGACCTGCTCGACATCTGCGATAATGGTGTGCAGCCCGCTCGCTCCTGCTGGTTGTGGTCGGACAATTTCTGCAATCTGTAGCTGTCCTTTGGTATCTGTTGCACGGACCACAGTTTGGAACTTGCCCCTCTTGGGCGGCTGCCAGGTGTAGTTCCAGATGACCCAGGAGTAGGGCGACATGGGCGGTTCAATCGTACATTCGTTCCACGTGCGACCTGCATCGAAGCTCAATTCGACTTTGCTAATAGAGTTGGGGCCGCCGAAGGCGATACCGCGAAAGAGTTGTTCGTGGCCACGGATCGTTTGGTAATGACCGGGGCTGTCGATGCGTGAAAAGATTTTGATGGTACCGTCGTCCGTCCAGCCTTTGCGTTGCCAGTAGCCTTGATAGTCTCCCGGATAGACCTCGATCTCAGTGATCCATTTGACATTCTTGATGCCGTAGAGTCCCGGCACGATGAGCCGGATGGGAAAGCCATGTTCTTTCGGAAGCTTTTCCCCGTTCATCAGGAAGGCCAGCATGACGTCGTCTTGCATCGCGCGGGTGAACGGAATGCTGTCGTCATAGCCGTCGATGCCACGGAAGATTACGTCGCGGGCAGTCTCTTCATCGGCGCCTGCCTCCCGTAGGAGTTTCTTGAGTGAGATCCCGCGCCATGCCGCGGTGCCCATGCTGTCGCCGCCGGGAAGTGTGTCGATGCACATGAGGGTGGAGACTTGATCGTAGGAATCGCGGTTCAAGATATCCCGCCAGCCCAGTGCCAGCGGTGTTTTCACTTCCCCTTTGACGCGGACTTTCCATTGTTCGATGTCGACGTCTCGCGTCATGGAGACAGCGCTGTCGGCATAGTTCACGACGTAGAACTTTGCGTTGGGTGTGAAGTAGGTGGTGTCGCGAGAAGGAATGGCAAACATGCGGCCGAAGACGGACCCGACGGCGTCGCAGCCGCCGGTCAACGCAGCGATCGTTCCAAGTCCGGTGGCCTTCAGCAATGTTCGACGTGAGAACGGCATACACCCTCCGATCAGTATTCAGCTGTTCGATATTATGGTACGGGGATATATGCGACCGCAATGATCTCTTCGCGTTGCGGTCGGCGCGGCCTTGGCTGCCCAATGTTGATGGACGGACTTGGGTGGCAGGTATAGATGCACAGTAGACGGCGCTCAAGAAAATGGAGGGCAACTAAATTGGGGTGCAGGGGCTGGTTGGGTAGCGACTCGCACAAGAGCAACAGTTGACGGCGTTGTAGTCCGTTCGCCACATCGTGGACCAGCAGTATCAGTGGAGGGTGGCTGTGTTGATGTGTTGAGCGGCCAGCGAAGTATTCTTGACGCGGAATTGGGTGATGTATTCGCGGCAGACTCGATGAGTATCGGTCTTCTGGTCCGACAAGGTATGGAGGGAGGCTAGTCCGTGAAAAGTCATCCGAAGAGTTATTTCTCGAAGCTGAGTCGCCACAATAGGAATAGGGACGGGGTATTCGTTGCGCAGTAGCACGCGGATTGTCGGGCAAAAGAGAGTGAAGGGTAGATAGTTACCTACATAGATTTATCATTTTTGGATAAATAGGTCTTGTTGGATGTAGGAATGGGCAATTTGTCGTCAGGATTTCATTTAAGTGCATCAGGTCGAGTAAATATGGTGGTGATTTCCTCAGGGATGGCGATCAGGTAGAGCGCTCAATCATGCATGGATAGAGATGATTCGAAGTATTTGATAATTATTTCATCAGACATGTAAATGATGCTTGACTCTCAGGGGGGGGCTTTGCTATCTTCCCACCTGTTCGCAGGGTGCTTGTGCTTCTTGCCTCGGTAGCCGCGTGCGAGTGTTGCGGTGAGGGCATGCGGTTTTAGGGAATACCCAACCATTAAATTTGGTAAAAGGGTCCCTTGACACGCTTCGGTGCACGGAGTATAGTGCACGGCTCGCGTGACAAGTGCTTTCGCTCTTTGACAACTGAATAGAGAATGTTGAGCAATGGTGTAAGTGTATTGAAGTGGTGGCCCTTGGTCCAAATTCTAAGAACACCTTTATGAGAGTTTGATCCTGGCTCAGAATGAACGCTGGCGGCGCGCCTAATACATGCAAGTCGAGCGAGAAGACGTAGCAATACGTTTGTAAAGCGGCGAACGGGTGAGGAATACATGGGTAACCTACCCTAGAGTGGGGAATAACTAGCCGAAAGGTTAGCTAATACCGCGTACGCTTCTTGGACTTCGGTTCAGGGAGGAAAGCGCTACCGAGGGTAGCGCGCTCTTGGATGGGCTCATGTCCTATCAGCTTGTTGGTGAGGTAATGGCTCACCAAGGCTTCGACGGGTAGCTGGTCTGAGAGGACGATCAGCCACACTGGCACTGCGACACGGGCCAGACTCCTACGGGAGGCAGCAGTAAGGAATATTGCGCAATGGGCGAAAGCCTGACGCAGCGACGCCGCGTGGGGGATGAAGGTCTTCGGATTGTAAACCCCTTTCGGGAGGGAAGATGGAATGGGGTAACTCATTCGGACGGTACCTCCAGAAGCAGCCACGGCTAACTTCGTGCCAGCAGCCGCGGTAATACGAAGGTGGCAAGCGTTATTCGGATTTACTGGGCGTACAGGGAGCGTAGGCGGTTTGGTAAGCCCTCTGTGAAATCTCCAGGCTTAACCTGGAAAAGTCGGAGGGGACTGCTGGGCTAGAGGACGGGAGAGGAGCGCGGAATTCCCGGTGTAGCGGTGAAATGCGTAGAGATCGGGAGGAAGGCCGGTGGCGAAGGCGGCGCTCTGGAACGTTTCTGACGCTGAGGCTCGAAAGCGTGGGGAGCAAACAGGATTAGATACCCTGGTAGTCCACGCCTTAAACTATGAATACTAAGTGTCGGCAGTTTACTGCCGGTGCCGCAGCTAACGCATTAAGTATTCCGCCTGGGAAGTACGGCCGCAAGGTTGAAACTCAAAGGAATTGACGGGGGCCCGCACAAGCGGTGGAGCATGTGGTTTAATTCGACGCAACGCGAAGAACCTTACCCAGGCTGGACATGCAGGTAGTAGAAGGGTGAAAGCCCAACGAGGTAGCAATACCATCCTGCTCAGGTGCTGCATGGCTGTCGTCAGCTCGTGCCGTGAGGTGTTGGGTTAAGTCCCGCAACGAGCGCAACCCCTGTCTTCAGTTACTAACGGGTAAAGCCGAGAACTCTGGAGAGACTGCCCAGGAGAACGGGGAGGAAGGTGGGGATGACGTCAAGTCAGCATGGCCTTTATGCCTGGGGCTACACACGTGCTACAATGGCCGGTACAAAGGGCTGCAAACCCGTGAGGGGGAGCGAATCTCAAAAAACCGGCCTCAGTTCAGATCGAGGTCTGCAACTCGACCTCGTGAAGGCGGAATCGCTAGTAATCCCGGATCAGCACGCCGGGGTGAATACGTTCCCGGGCCTTGTACACACCGCCCGTCACACCACGAAAGTTTGTTGTACCTGAAGTCGTTGGCGCCAACCGCAAGGGGGCAGACGCCCACGGTATGACCAATGATTGGGGTGAAGTCGTAACAAGGTAGCCGTAGGGGAACCTGCGGCTGGATCACCTCCTTTCTAAGGAGTCTCTGACTCTAAAGAAAATCATGGGCTAAGGGCCACCTCTTCAATACATTTCGCACCATACGAGTGAGGGTTCCGGCGATGAGTCCTCGCTAACACGAGAGCGGCATCGCTATGATCAACGGGCCCTGGAAGCTTCATGGCTCAGCTGGGCCTGTAGCTCAGTTGGTTAGAGCACGCGCTTGATAAGCGCGGGGTCGATAGTTCAACTCTATCCAGGCCCACCACTGAGTCTTGATATCAGGGCTTCCAAAGCAGTGGAATCAACGGATCATTTATTCGTATGTCGTGCGGGGCTGTAGCTCAGTTGGGAGAGCACCTGCTTTGCAAGCAGGGGGTCGCTGGTTCGATTCCAGTCAGCTCCACCAAGTGATTACCGTTTCGGTGCTCAACATTCTCTAGTCAGTTGTCGCTGGCGGCACAGCCGTCAGCCTTGTTCTTTGAAAATTGAATAGGTCTTGTTGAAAGACCATGTGTATCAGGAGCAAAGAATGGAATGATTGTTAAGCTACTAAGGGTGTACGGTGAATGCCCTGGCATCAGCAGGCGAAGAAGGACGTAGCTAGCTGCGATAAGCCTCGGGGAGCCGCAAGCAGGCCGTGATCCGAGGATGTCCGAATGGGGAAACCCAGGCGATGAATGCCGCCTATCCTCT contains:
- a CDS encoding GMC family oxidoreductase → MPDTSFYDVIVVGSGISGGWAAKELTELGANVLLLERGRDVQHIKDYPTAMLQPWQLRHRGLMSRQLLESHPVQRRAGPFTALNAHFWVNDLESPYTELQPFSWFRGYQVGGRSLIWGRQSYRFSPMDFEANARDGVAVDWPIRYEDLAPWYDYVERFAGISGSRDSLSQLPDGEFLPPVPMNCVEERIADRIRTRYGGQRSMIPARTANLTIAHNGRGKCQYRNQCSQGCPFGAYFSTQSSTLPAALATGRLTMRTHAIVTEVVYDRDTHRARGVRVLDALDKTTREYRARVVFLCASTLNSAWILMNSATDILPDGLGSSSGELGHNIIDHHNRVGASGLMPGFDDKYHSGRRPNAIYVPRFRNIGTDKREYLRGFGYQGGAGRAGWQRNVAELGIGPALKNALVEPGPWSIGLVGFGETLPYHDNRVILDKNRRDKWGLPVLAMDCRIRDNELKMRVDMQNDAAEMLEGAGVTNLRSFDEFYAFGSGIHEMGAARMGRSAKTSVLNGFNQVWDAPNVFVTDGACMTSSACQNPSLTYMALTARAAHYAAEELRRGNL
- a CDS encoding molybdopterin-dependent oxidoreductase, which gives rise to MPFSRRTLLKATGLGTIAALTGGCDAVGSVFGRMFAIPSRDTTYFTPNAKFYVVNYADSAVSMTRDVDIEQWKVRVKGEVKTPLALGWRDILNRDSYDQVSTLMCIDTLPGGDSMGTAAWRGISLKKLLREAGADEETARDVIFRGIDGYDDSIPFTRAMQDDVMLAFLMNGEKLPKEHGFPIRLIVPGLYGIKNVKWITEIEVYPGDYQGYWQRKGWTDDGTIKIFSRIDSPGHYQTIRGHEQLFRGIAFGGPNSISKVELSFDAGRTWNECTIEPPMSPYSWVIWNYTWQPPKRGKFQTVVRATDTKGQLQIAEIVRPQPAGASGLHTIIADVEQV